The Thermotoga sp. DNA segment AGGTTCAGATTGACCAGAAAATCTGGACTTTCCTCAAGAACGCCATGGTCGACGTAACATCTTTCAAAGGGAGCAATAAAGAAGACCCTGGAACGGCGTATCACGTGTTCAGGAGCTTTCCATACAGGGTGGCCGGAAAGACGGGGACGGCAGAGACTGCAATAGGGGCTCCTCATTCATGGTTTGTGGGCTTTGCACCCGCTGAGGACCCTGAAGTTGCGATCGTTGTGATGGTGGAACACGGTGGTTACGGTTCTGGTGCAGCCGCCCAGATCGCAAAGAAGGTTCTGTTAGAGTACTTCAAACTGAAAGAAAGTGTCCAAGAAATTCCCGCGTCCTCTCGCTCTCAGGACTAGAGAAGATCTTCTCCGGAGGCCCACTCTCGACGATCTTCCCTTCATCCATGAAGATGACATGATCGGAGACATCTCGTGCGAACTTCATTTCGTGTGTCACGATCAGCATGGTCATGCCCGTCTGCGCAAGATCCTTTATGACGTCCAGCACCTCCTTCACGAGTTCCGGATCCAGTGCGGACGTTGGTTCATCGAAGAGCATAAGCTCAGGATTCATCATGAGGGCTCTTGCTATCGCCACTCTCTGCTGCTGACCGCCGGAGAGATTTCCCGGCTTTTCGTTTATCTTGTCGATGAGCCCCACTCTCTCCAGAAGTTTTTTTGCCTTCTCGATGGCTTCTTCTTTCGGCATGTTCTTCACCTTTGTTGGTGCCAGTATGAGGTTGTCCAGAACGGAAAGGTGTGGAAAGAGGTTGAACTGCTGGAAGACCATCCCGATGGAGCTTCTTATCTGGTTTATGTTCTTGTGAGTTATGAGTTCTCCCTTGAAATAGATTTTCCCCTCCTGATATTCCTCGAGCAAGTTTATACAGCGAAGGAGAGTACTCTTTCCGCTGCCGCTTGGCCCTATTATCGATATCACTTCACCCTTTTTCACCTCGAGATCGATTCCCCTGAGCACATGGAGTTTTCCGA contains these protein-coding regions:
- a CDS encoding amino acid ABC transporter ATP-binding protein, which codes for MKGTVLKIEGLHKFFGKLHVLRGIDLEVKKGEVISIIGPSGSGKSTLLRCINLLEEYQEGKIYFKGELITHKNINQIRSSIGMVFQQFNLFPHLSVLDNLILAPTKVKNMPKEEAIEKAKKLLERVGLIDKINEKPGNLSGGQQQRVAIARALMMNPELMLFDEPTSALDPELVKEVLDVIKDLAQTGMTMLIVTHEMKFARDVSDHVIFMDEGKIVESGPPEKIFSSPESERTREFLGHFLSV